DNA sequence from the Glycine soja cultivar W05 chromosome 18, ASM419377v2, whole genome shotgun sequence genome:
GTTACACAAGTCCTTGTATGGCTTGAGGCAAGCATCAAGGCAGTGGTTCTAGAAATTTTCCAATTCCATCATCAAGCTGGGATTCAATCAATCTATTGCAGATAACTCTCTATTTTCTAAAGGGAGCAATGATTCTTTGATTCTCCTGTTAGTCTATATGGACGACATCATCATAGCTGGCCCAAACAAACCTCTAATTACTGAAGTCACTGTACAGTTGCAAGGTTTGTTCAAACTCAAGGTCCTAGGTGATTTAAAGTATTTTCTTGGTTTGGAAATAGCTAAGTCTGTAAAAGGCATTCACTTGAACCAAAGGAAATACACCCTAGAGTTGTTAGAAGATACTGGTTTCACCAATTGCAAACCTGCAAAAATTCCAATGGATCCTGGTCTTCAATTGGATGGCACTGTAGGTGAAGTTCTTGAAGACCTTACTCAATTCAGAAGACTGCTGGGAAGGTTAATGTATTTGACTATCTCAAGGCCAGATATTATTTTTCCCATAAACAAGCTTAGTCAGTTTATGCAAACTCCAAGGACACCTCACCTTCAAGCTCTTCATCAAGTCCTTCAATACCTCAAAGCAGCTCCTGCCCAAGGTTTGTTCTTTTCTGCAAACAGCAATTCCACCGTCACAGCTTATGTAGACTCTGATTGGGGCAATTGCAAGGATACTAGAAGGTCAACAACTGGTTTTTGTATCTACTTGGGTTCATCTCTCATATGTTGGAAGTCAAAAAAGCAACCCACTGTTGCAAGGTCCTCAGCAGAGGCTGAGTATAGAGCTTTAGCTTCTCTTACCAGTGAGTTATTGTGGCTGCGGCAGCTTCTTCGTGTGTTCCAGATTACTCTTGATTCCACAATGATCATGTGTGACAATAAATCAGCTATTGCATTGGCTGAGAATCCAACTTCAAATGATGGGTCTAAACACATAGATATTGATTGTCATTTCATAAGGCAATATGTGCACTCTGGTTTTATCAAGCTGGTATACTTACCTACTCATCAACAACTTGCTGACATCTTCACCAAGGCCTTGCCTCACTGCAAATTCTCTGTTTTTTTGCCCAAGTTAGGCCTTCTAGACATCTATGCACCTAATTTGAGGGGGAGTATTACAACCAACTCTAGTTAGGATTATTACCATAGTTAGCTTAGCTATTAGTCTATTATGATTAGTTGGTTAAGTTAGTCTTTTAGTTAGTCTTTTCTATTTCtgttattgtatatattgtacattGTACAATGagctaaaataataagaattcaattttcaattgcttttaccttttgttctAATACCATAGAAAacgaaaaaacaaacaaaaaataggaGAGCAAGCAAAGCAAGACAGAGGAAGCAAAATACGAAGATGAATGAGAAGGAGGCAGCACTGAGCTCCTTCTTGTCGTAGCTCTCCTGGGGATTTTGGCCTCCCAAAACCATGAACTCAATTTTGTATATTTGGCCAATAAAGTGCTTTTATATTGGTCAAAGTGCAGATTCCATTTAACAAATTCAACCGGTAGCAAGTTTAGAATCTCGGGCATAAATCTTAAACTCAATTATGGACCCAAACGCGaatgaacaaaatcaaacaccaatgcatgaacaaaatatttacaCACTTCTATTGAATCCTTAAAATGTATAAAAGTAAGAGTACAAACATCCAAAGCATCAAGGACTCAAAACAATTAATGAACACATCCTTAACATCTAAAGCAAACAAGAAGACAAGCAGAATTAAAAGATGAACCAAAAGTGATAGAATTCTCACAAGGTACACTCTTAGACTCTCAAGTGTTTAGGTTTGTGTTTACACTTAAGCACTACGTGCAAACTAGCACTACCAAATTTTGACAAGCGTCTAATTTCCACCACTTGATACACATGCAATTAAAGATCAAAAGGACTTTATTAGAGCTATAATGAGGCTAAGGTGTAGGTGGGATATAAGAAATGATACTAAGCTATAAAATCAAAGAGAATAGAGAAACAATGAGGagtgaatcaaaataagcatGCAAATCTATCTCAAAACAACAATCCAATACAAGTCCACTTTGTCTCTTTTCAACATTTCCTTCCTTTTCAATCCACTTCTCTTGCACTGCCACATCCTTTtactgcaattttttttttctttaccttctttgcatttttctattgttttctttttctttgtcttttcttttcaaagaataaTGCCACTTTGCCAAGTAACTCAACAATAATTACAACATAACATTTATGCATATAAAAACtcaaggcttaaatatgtttttgatcctAAAATATACCTAAATTTTACATTTGATCtcataaatttttccttttagaTGAATccctaaaatttgaaaagttttatgTGAGGTCCTTGTCATTAAAAGAGATTCATGACGATTAACTTGACACGTTGACAAATTACCTGTTAAGTCAGATTAAGTGTAACATTTAAATTGATCACTTGTCATCTGATAtgacattatattttaattaaattagagttaaatttaaacaaaaaaaaattaaaattaaaaacatgtccATTCATCCCTTCCTTGCAAGCCGCTATAACAAAAGGATCAAaaaactaaacctaaaaatagATCTTCAACTTCCCACTCGTCTTCTCAATGAAAAACTTCACCTCCACAGACCCATACTTACTAAGCTCATTCCCCTGCACTGCAGCACCATCATTCCCACCTAGTTCCTCAATGTCACTCAAATTCCTAGATTGTTTCCTTAATTCAACCCTAATCTCAATATCACTTAAAAGACATAAAGTTACAACTTATCATTGCGGTTCTATGAAACATAATGTTTGTACATTAAACTACACAAAATTGGAACTATTTCTTCCTCCACATCTTTTGACCATAGCGACAACTACAACTGCACGGAGAACTGCATATGTGCTCTTCTG
Encoded proteins:
- the LOC114397394 gene encoding uncharacterized protein LOC114397394 is translated as MDDIIIAGPNKPLITEVTVQLQGLFKLKVLGDLKYFLGLEIAKSVKGIHLNQRKYTLELLEDTGFTNCKPAKIPMDPGLQLDGTVGEVLEDLTQFRRLLGRLMYLTISRPDIIFPINKLSQFMQTPRTPHLQALHQVLQYLKAAPAQGLFFSANSNSTVTAYVDSDWGNCKDTRRSTTGFCIYLGSSLICWKSKKQPTVARSSAEAEYRALASLTSELLWLRQLLRVFQITLDSTMIMCDNKSAIALAENPTSNDGSKHIDIDCHFIRQYVHSGFIKLVYLPTHQQLADIFTKALPHCKFSVFLPKLGLLDIYAPNLRGSITTNSS